A part of Streptomyces sp. NBC_01451 genomic DNA contains:
- a CDS encoding cell division protein SepF — MAGAMRKMAVYLGLVEDDGYDGRGFDPDDDFEPELDPEPERDLRRREPSHQPHGSHQSHQSHQSQRDESVRVVQPSAPRDPVSHSASLGAESGRPARIAPVASITQERQSLEKNAPVIMPKVVSEREPYRITTLHPRTYNEARTIGEHFREGTPVIMNLTEMDDTDAKRLVDFAAGLVFGLHGSIERVTQKVFLLSPANVDVTAEDKARIAEGGFFNQS, encoded by the coding sequence ATGGCCGGCGCGATGCGCAAGATGGCGGTCTACCTCGGCCTCGTGGAGGACGATGGGTACGACGGCCGGGGATTCGACCCCGATGACGACTTCGAGCCCGAACTCGACCCGGAACCCGAGCGCGACCTGCGGCGGCGTGAGCCCTCGCATCAGCCGCACGGTTCGCACCAGTCCCACCAGTCTCATCAGTCCCAAAGGGACGAATCGGTACGAGTGGTGCAGCCGTCCGCTCCGCGGGATCCGGTGTCGCACTCCGCTTCGCTGGGCGCGGAATCCGGGCGTCCGGCGCGGATCGCGCCCGTGGCGTCCATCACACAAGAACGTCAAAGCCTGGAGAAGAACGCACCGGTGATCATGCCCAAGGTCGTGTCGGAACGAGAGCCTTACCGGATCACCACGCTCCACCCCCGGACCTACAACGAGGCCCGTACCATCGGGGAACACTTCCGTGAGGGCACGCCTGTGATCATGAATCTCACTGAGATGGATGACACAGATGCGAAGCGACTTGTCGACTTTGCGGCCGGTTTGGTGTTTGGTCTTCACGGCAGCATCGAGCGGGTGACGCAGAAGGTGTTCCTGTTGTCGCCTGCTAACGTCGATGTCACGGCGGAGGACAAGGCCCGCATCGCAGAGGGCGGGTTCTTCAACCAGAGCTGA